In Streptomyces nodosus, one DNA window encodes the following:
- the mnmA gene encoding tRNA 2-thiouridine(34) synthase MnmA — protein MTDTPQRPLRVLAAMSGGVDSAVAAARAAEAGHDVTGVHLALSANPQSFRTGARGCCTIEDSRDARRAADVIGIPFYVWDLAERFREDVVEDFIAEYEAGRTPNPCLRCNEKIKFAALLDKALALGFDAVCTGHYATIVTLDDGTRELHRASDMAKDQSYVLGVLDEKQLAHAMFPLGDTLTTKDEIRAEAERRGLAVAKKPDSHDICFIADGDTQGFLARRLGKAEGDIVDESGAVLGTHEGAYGYTVGQRKGLRIGTPAPDGKPRYVLDISPVTNTVTVGPAASLDVRALTAVKPRWCGTAPTGPGTYTAQLRAHGGETEVTAELTDGELHVTFTDPVRGVAPGQAIVLYEGTRVVGSATIASTTRTTTSVA, from the coding sequence ATGACTGACACTCCGCAGCGCCCCCTCCGCGTTCTCGCCGCCATGTCCGGCGGGGTCGACTCCGCCGTCGCCGCCGCACGCGCCGCAGAGGCGGGCCACGACGTGACCGGCGTCCACCTCGCGCTCTCCGCGAACCCGCAGTCCTTCCGGACGGGCGCACGCGGCTGCTGCACCATCGAGGACTCGCGCGACGCGCGCCGTGCCGCGGATGTCATCGGTATCCCGTTCTATGTCTGGGACCTCGCCGAGCGGTTCCGTGAGGACGTGGTCGAGGACTTCATCGCCGAGTACGAGGCCGGGCGCACCCCCAACCCGTGTCTGCGCTGCAACGAGAAGATCAAGTTCGCGGCGCTGCTCGACAAGGCCCTCGCGCTCGGCTTCGACGCGGTCTGCACGGGCCACTACGCCACGATCGTCACCCTGGACGACGGCACCCGTGAGCTGCACCGCGCCTCCGACATGGCCAAGGACCAGTCGTATGTCCTGGGGGTCCTCGACGAGAAGCAGCTCGCGCACGCCATGTTCCCGCTCGGGGACACGCTCACCACCAAGGACGAGATCCGCGCGGAGGCCGAGCGCCGTGGCCTCGCCGTCGCCAAGAAGCCCGACTCCCACGACATCTGCTTCATCGCGGACGGCGACACCCAGGGCTTCCTGGCGCGCCGACTGGGCAAGGCCGAGGGCGACATCGTGGACGAGTCGGGAGCGGTCCTCGGCACCCACGAGGGGGCCTACGGATACACCGTCGGCCAGCGCAAGGGTCTGCGCATCGGCACCCCGGCCCCGGACGGCAAGCCGCGCTATGTGCTGGACATCTCGCCGGTCACCAACACGGTGACGGTGGGCCCCGCGGCCTCCCTGGACGTCCGCGCCCTGACCGCCGTCAAGCCCCGCTGGTGCGGCACCGCCCCCACCGGCCCCGGCACCTACACCGCCCAGCTGCGCGCCCACGGCGGCGAGACCGAGGTCACCGCGGAACTCACCGACGGTGAACTCCATGTCACCTTCACCGATCCGGTCCGCGGCGTAGCGCCCGGCCAGGCGATCGTCCTGTACGAGGGCACCCGTGTGGTGGGATCGGCGACCATCGCCTCGACCACCCGCACCACCACGTCGGTGGCTTGA
- a CDS encoding globin domain-containing protein: protein MPRRPHSPRPRPGQGFPGGGSCGASEQKDPPTTATDQTPGRRGCEESTIRDNGTPATRDGGNSDEYHALLARRDAMRLRDRMLAPSRGAGTKRSSEYAYDGAADQETIVRNLAAVTPFGDLIDHLYEAMFEQHPYLRRLFPDSMEFQKTHLERAFWFLIEHLHEPEEITAFCARLGRDHRKLGVRPVHYQVFESALSDALRTCSGGRLDPEAEHAWLRMVRFAASGMVAGSEHALAEPVAWQATVTAHQLRRPDLAVLRVRTSEPYPYRPGQYAAVESPLLPRTWRPYSFACVPAPDGELEFHVRRTGPGGVSDALTLRTRVGDTLRLGPAQGTTTLDDDPARDVLVVAGGTGWATARALLEELALRRAPGRSAHLLLGVRTADDLYDAPALARLESRCPWLRVVPVIAEGPGAAPDASLADAVARHGDWTQHIAYVSGPAAMVTAAAWRLSGLGLPADRIRHDPVAGTVPLPSHTPRSHPNGPAAGLHPAEGAPV, encoded by the coding sequence ATGCCCCGCCGTCCCCACTCTCCTCGGCCGCGCCCCGGCCAGGGCTTCCCGGGCGGCGGCTCCTGCGGCGCAAGCGAGCAGAAAGACCCGCCGACGACCGCCACGGACCAGACCCCTGGGCGGCGCGGCTGTGAGGAGAGCACGATCAGAGACAACGGCACCCCCGCGACGAGGGACGGCGGAAACAGCGACGAGTACCACGCACTGCTGGCGCGACGAGACGCGATGCGCCTGCGTGACCGCATGCTCGCCCCGTCCCGCGGCGCCGGGACGAAACGATCCTCCGAGTACGCCTACGACGGAGCCGCCGACCAGGAGACGATCGTCCGGAACCTGGCGGCGGTCACCCCGTTCGGGGACCTCATCGATCACCTCTACGAGGCCATGTTCGAGCAGCACCCGTATCTGCGGCGACTGTTCCCCGACTCGATGGAGTTCCAGAAGACCCATCTGGAGCGGGCCTTCTGGTTTCTGATCGAGCACCTGCACGAGCCGGAGGAGATCACCGCGTTCTGCGCCCGGCTGGGCCGGGACCACCGCAAGCTCGGCGTACGGCCCGTGCACTACCAGGTGTTCGAGTCCGCTCTCAGCGACGCGCTGCGCACCTGCTCCGGCGGCCGGCTCGACCCGGAGGCGGAGCACGCCTGGCTGCGCATGGTGCGGTTCGCCGCCTCGGGCATGGTGGCGGGCTCGGAGCATGCGCTGGCCGAACCGGTCGCCTGGCAGGCCACGGTGACGGCCCATCAGCTGCGGCGCCCGGATCTCGCGGTGCTCCGGGTACGGACCTCCGAGCCGTACCCCTACCGGCCCGGCCAGTACGCGGCCGTCGAGTCCCCGCTGCTGCCGCGCACCTGGCGGCCCTACTCCTTCGCCTGTGTCCCCGCACCGGACGGCGAACTGGAGTTCCATGTGCGCCGCACCGGCCCGGGTGGGGTGAGTGACGCCCTCACCCTGCGGACCCGGGTCGGCGACACCTTGCGCCTCGGCCCCGCCCAGGGAACGACCACTCTGGACGACGACCCGGCGCGGGATGTGCTTGTGGTGGCCGGGGGCACCGGCTGGGCCACCGCCCGTGCGCTGCTGGAGGAGCTGGCCCTGCGGCGCGCACCGGGCCGCAGCGCCCATCTCCTCCTCGGCGTCCGCACCGCCGACGACCTCTACGACGCGCCCGCCCTGGCCCGCCTGGAGAGCCGTTGCCCCTGGCTGCGGGTGGTCCCGGTGATCGCCGAGGGACCGGGCGCCGCCCCGGACGCGTCGCTCGCCGACGCGGTGGCCCGGCACGGGGACTGGACCCAGCACATCGCCTATGTCAGCGGACCGGCAGCCATGGTCACCGCGGCCGCATGGCGCCTTTCCGGCCTGGGACTCCCGGCCGACCGCATCCGCCACGACCCGGTCGCCGGCACGGTCCCCCTGCCCTCCCACACCCCCCGGTCGCATCCGAACGGCCCGGCCGCGGGACTGCATCCGGCCGAGGGCGCCCCGGTGTGA
- a CDS encoding ABATE domain-containing protein — MTTSRYLALELANTVRHDGNGGVADELSSVDGLTSWVAAQEELKAAEEFTATGTGAALTAAGAVASGSHAAGSATGPVADERVRTQVLAVRAALRALLARAVAPAPPSRADADQLPPADQALSRLNAAAARCPVVPLLDWPTDAAPVARLLPAASASPVDLPAVLARAAIAFLGGPDLPRLRACTAPRCVRYFLKEHGRQEFCKASCGNRARAARHYRRHHAPPTAN; from the coding sequence GTGACGACGAGTCGGTACCTCGCCCTGGAACTGGCGAACACCGTCCGCCACGACGGCAACGGCGGGGTGGCGGACGAACTCTCCTCGGTCGACGGACTGACCTCCTGGGTCGCGGCCCAGGAGGAGCTGAAGGCAGCGGAGGAGTTCACGGCGACCGGAACGGGCGCTGCGCTGACGGCTGCTGGAGCCGTGGCCAGCGGGTCCCACGCCGCCGGATCCGCCACCGGTCCCGTTGCCGACGAGAGGGTCCGGACCCAGGTGCTCGCTGTGCGAGCCGCGCTACGTGCCCTGCTGGCCCGGGCAGTCGCTCCGGCGCCGCCGAGCCGTGCCGACGCGGACCAGCTGCCTCCGGCCGACCAGGCGCTGTCCCGGCTGAACGCGGCCGCCGCCCGCTGTCCGGTGGTCCCGCTGCTCGACTGGCCCACGGACGCCGCCCCGGTCGCCCGTCTCCTCCCCGCCGCCTCCGCCTCGCCGGTCGACCTGCCCGCCGTGCTCGCCCGCGCCGCGATCGCCTTTCTCGGCGGGCCCGACCTGCCCCGGCTGCGCGCATGCACCGCACCCCGCTGCGTCCGCTACTTCCTCAAGGAGCACGGTCGCCAGGAGTTCTGCAAGGCATCCTGCGGCAATCGCGCCCGCGCCGCTCGCCACTACCGGCGCCACCATGCGCCGCCCACCGCGAACTGA
- a CDS encoding metallophosphoesterase, with the protein MVLLAQISDLHLDGTERARERAARVMDHLRALPTPVDALLVTGDIADHGASAEYAEAVRLLAAPFPVLTCPGNHDARGPMRAGLLGEVAADGPVNRLHRIGGTAILMCDSSVPGKDEGLLDRDTLSWLADSLDGLPAGTPALIAFHHPPVTLHHPLPDRYTLQNGQDFATLLTGHPEVVAVITGHAHTAAVSSFAGRPLLVGPAVTWTLRLPWEGDDPADRRQPPGIAFHVLDEHHRLTTHFRTVLP; encoded by the coding sequence ATGGTCCTGCTCGCACAGATCAGCGATCTTCACCTGGACGGCACCGAGCGGGCGCGTGAGCGCGCCGCCCGCGTCATGGACCACCTGCGGGCACTGCCGACACCGGTCGACGCACTGCTGGTCACCGGCGACATCGCCGATCACGGGGCGTCGGCCGAGTACGCGGAGGCGGTGCGGCTCCTGGCCGCGCCCTTCCCGGTGTTGACCTGTCCGGGCAACCACGACGCCCGCGGTCCGATGCGCGCCGGGCTGCTCGGCGAGGTGGCGGCGGACGGCCCGGTGAACCGGCTGCACCGGATCGGCGGCACCGCGATCCTGATGTGCGACTCCAGCGTCCCGGGCAAGGATGAGGGGCTGCTGGACCGGGACACCCTGAGCTGGCTGGCCGATTCGCTGGACGGACTGCCCGCCGGCACCCCCGCCCTGATCGCCTTTCACCACCCGCCGGTGACACTGCACCACCCGCTCCCCGACCGCTACACGCTGCAGAACGGCCAGGACTTCGCCACCCTGCTGACCGGCCACCCCGAGGTGGTCGCCGTCATCACCGGGCACGCCCACACCGCCGCGGTCTCCAGCTTCGCCGGGCGGCCGCTGCTGGTCGGCCCCGCCGTCACCTGGACACTGCGCCTGCCCTGGGAGGGCGACGATCCGGCCGACCGCCGGCAGCCGCCGGGGATCGCCTTCCATGTGCTCGACGAGCACCACCGGCTGACCACCCACTTCCGCACGGTCCTCCCGTGA
- a CDS encoding alpha/beta fold hydrolase, with protein MDKQTLSKDGTPLAYRRTGQGPAVVLVSGAMSTGATLAPLAARLSERFSVIVHDRRGRGGSGDTPPGAVAREVEDLAALIDAAGGEASLYGISSGGALVLEAAASGLPVRRVAVYEPPFADYGGGAGERAEYRRNLTEALGQGRRGDAVELFLRLTGLAPEMIANARRSPMWAAMEAIAPTLAYDDAVMGDGLVPRDRLASVTVPVLALAGGASPEWLRRAAEAVAGAASRGTYRVLEGQNHMVEPGALAPVLAEFFAG; from the coding sequence ATGGACAAGCAGACCCTCTCGAAGGATGGCACTCCCCTCGCGTACCGGCGCACAGGACAGGGCCCGGCGGTCGTCCTGGTGAGCGGCGCCATGTCCACGGGTGCCACGCTGGCGCCCCTGGCCGCGCGCCTCTCGGAGCGTTTCAGCGTCATCGTCCACGACCGCCGGGGCCGCGGCGGGAGCGGCGACACTCCGCCCGGTGCGGTGGCCCGTGAGGTGGAGGACCTCGCGGCACTCATCGACGCGGCCGGCGGCGAGGCCTCGTTGTACGGCATCTCGTCGGGCGGCGCGCTGGTGCTCGAGGCGGCGGCGAGCGGGCTGCCGGTCCGCCGGGTCGCCGTCTACGAGCCGCCGTTCGCCGACTACGGGGGCGGCGCCGGGGAGCGCGCGGAGTACCGCCGGAACCTCACCGAGGCACTCGGACAGGGCCGCCGCGGGGACGCGGTGGAACTCTTCCTGCGGCTCACCGGGCTGGCCCCCGAGATGATCGCCAACGCCCGCCGGTCCCCCATGTGGGCCGCCATGGAGGCGATCGCGCCGACCCTGGCCTACGACGACGCGGTGATGGGGGACGGACTGGTGCCCCGGGACCGGCTGGCGTCCGTCACCGTCCCCGTGCTGGCCCTGGCGGGCGGGGCGAGCCCCGAATGGCTGCGCAGGGCGGCCGAAGCGGTCGCCGGGGCGGCGTCCCGGGGCACCTACCGGGTCCTGGAGGGCCAGAACCACATGGTGGAACCGGGGGCGCTGGCGCCGGTGCTGGCGGAGTTCTTCGCGGGCTGA
- a CDS encoding DUF427 domain-containing protein → MTEGHTITIEPGDRHIRVMHGGQVLAQSDRALVLRETGCPPRYYIPAEDVRLDLLTPSGTHTHCPFKGTASYWSLPDAADLVWAYPDPKPEVAAIKDHLCFYDVDVS, encoded by the coding sequence ATGACCGAAGGACACACGATCACCATCGAGCCGGGCGACCGGCACATCCGCGTGATGCACGGCGGACAGGTGCTGGCGCAGAGCGACCGGGCGCTGGTGCTGCGCGAGACGGGCTGTCCCCCGCGGTACTACATCCCGGCCGAGGACGTGCGCCTCGACCTGCTGACGCCGTCCGGCACCCACACCCACTGCCCCTTCAAGGGCACGGCGTCCTACTGGTCCCTGCCGGACGCGGCGGACCTGGTGTGGGCGTACCCCGACCCCAAGCCGGAGGTCGCCGCGATCAAGGACCATCTCTGCTTCTACGACGTCGACGTCTCCTGA
- a CDS encoding LOG family protein — protein MNICVFLSASDLPDRYTRPAREFAELLGKGGHALVWGGSDTGLMKVVADGVQEAGGRLVGVSVEFLAAKARKGADEMVIAKDLPERKGLLMRKADAIVIMVGGTGTLDEATEILELKKHGHTDKPVVLLNTAGFYDGLKEQFHRMEDEGFLTRPLAELVFFAEEPAVALAYLEEALGNR, from the coding sequence ATGAATATCTGCGTCTTCCTCTCCGCCTCCGACCTCCCCGACCGCTACACCCGTCCCGCGAGGGAGTTCGCGGAACTGCTGGGCAAGGGCGGGCACGCCCTGGTGTGGGGCGGCTCCGACACCGGTCTGATGAAGGTGGTCGCCGACGGGGTGCAGGAGGCGGGCGGCAGGCTGGTGGGGGTCTCCGTCGAGTTCCTGGCGGCCAAGGCCCGCAAGGGCGCCGACGAGATGGTGATCGCCAAGGACCTTCCCGAGCGCAAGGGCCTGCTGATGCGGAAGGCCGACGCGATCGTGATCATGGTGGGCGGTACGGGCACGCTCGACGAGGCGACCGAGATCCTGGAGCTCAAGAAGCACGGGCACACCGACAAGCCGGTGGTGCTGCTGAACACGGCGGGCTTCTACGACGGCCTCAAGGAACAGTTCCACCGTATGGAGGACGAGGGTTTCCTGACCCGGCCGCTCGCCGAGCTGGTGTTCTTCGCCGAGGAGCCGGCGGTGGCGCTGGCGTATCTGGAGGAGGCGCTCGGAAACCGCTAG
- a CDS encoding SDR family oxidoreductase, with translation MAGMATHVITGAGSGIGAAVARRLHERGDDLVLHARDAGRAKELAAAFPGARTLVGDLSEPDRLSWAFSHQTLPDRVDSLLHIAGVVDLGPVGELTPKTWHHQLNVNLIAPAELTRHLLPQLRAAHGHVVFVNSGAGLNAHAEWSAYAASKHGLKALADALREEEHGNGVRVTSVYPGRTASPMQAKIHHQEGKPYDPSRWIDPESVATAILTSLDLPRDAEINDLTVRPGR, from the coding sequence ATGGCGGGCATGGCTACACATGTGATCACCGGAGCCGGCTCCGGCATCGGCGCGGCCGTGGCCCGCCGTCTGCACGAGCGCGGGGACGACCTTGTGCTGCACGCGCGGGACGCGGGACGGGCGAAGGAACTGGCGGCGGCGTTCCCGGGCGCCAGGACCCTGGTGGGCGACCTCTCGGAGCCGGACCGGCTGTCCTGGGCGTTCTCCCACCAGACCCTGCCGGACCGGGTGGACTCCCTGCTGCACATCGCGGGCGTGGTCGATCTGGGCCCGGTGGGCGAACTGACCCCGAAGACCTGGCACCACCAGCTCAATGTCAACCTGATCGCCCCTGCCGAGCTGACCCGTCACCTCCTGCCCCAACTGCGCGCCGCCCACGGCCATGTCGTGTTCGTGAACTCGGGCGCGGGCCTGAACGCCCATGCGGAATGGTCGGCCTACGCGGCGTCCAAGCACGGTCTGAAGGCCCTCGCGGACGCCCTGCGCGAAGAGGAGCACGGCAACGGCGTCCGGGTCACCTCGGTCTACCCCGGCCGCACGGCCAGCCCGATGCAGGCCAAGATCCACCACCAGGAGGGCAAGCCCTACGACCCCTCCCGGTGGATCGACCCCGAGTCGGTCGCCACGGCGATCCTGACGTCCCTGGACCTCCCGAGAGACGCCGAGATCAACGACCTGACGGTACGCCCGGGCCGGTAA
- a CDS encoding methionine synthase, with amino-acid sequence MSENTLFSFGGATGIGSLPGEDAREAAKTATGSFEDFPFLAELPARGPGADMIGRTAGMLVDLYARLEPSGWRFGDRPGRDTRRARSWLGQDLDALEEFTQGYQGPLKVQAVGPWTLAAALELKNGEAALSDPGACRDLAGSLAEGLRLHLDELRRRVPGARPVLQLDEPSLTAVLRGRIKSASGYRTHRAADRGTVEAVLRDVIGAHPDGPVVVHSCAPEVPFALLRGAGAAGISFDFSLLTERDDDAIGEAVEGGTRLFTGVVPGTDGPLSDPAGSVMGVRTLWRRLGLHPGLLADAVTVTPACGLAGASPDYARRALAHCARAARSLADNPE; translated from the coding sequence GTGAGTGAAAACACCCTGTTCAGCTTCGGTGGAGCCACCGGCATCGGCTCGTTGCCCGGCGAGGACGCACGGGAGGCGGCCAAGACCGCCACCGGAAGCTTCGAGGACTTCCCGTTCCTCGCCGAACTGCCGGCCCGCGGCCCCGGGGCCGACATGATCGGGCGGACCGCGGGCATGCTCGTCGACCTGTACGCGCGCCTGGAGCCCAGCGGCTGGCGGTTCGGGGACCGGCCGGGCCGCGACACCCGCCGGGCGCGCTCCTGGCTCGGGCAGGACCTCGACGCGCTCGAGGAGTTCACCCAGGGGTACCAGGGACCGCTGAAGGTCCAGGCGGTCGGCCCCTGGACCCTGGCCGCCGCCCTGGAGCTGAAGAACGGCGAGGCCGCGCTCTCCGACCCCGGCGCCTGCCGCGACCTGGCCGGCTCGCTCGCCGAGGGGCTGCGGCTCCACCTCGACGAGCTCCGCCGGAGGGTGCCCGGCGCCCGGCCCGTGCTCCAGCTCGACGAACCGTCCCTCACCGCAGTCCTGCGCGGCCGGATCAAGAGCGCCAGCGGCTACCGCACCCACCGGGCCGCCGACCGGGGGACCGTCGAGGCCGTGCTGCGGGACGTCATCGGCGCCCACCCGGACGGGCCGGTCGTGGTCCACTCGTGCGCCCCCGAGGTTCCCTTCGCGCTGCTGCGCGGGGCGGGCGCGGCCGGGATCTCCTTCGACTTCTCCCTTCTCACCGAGCGTGACGACGACGCGATAGGAGAGGCCGTGGAGGGCGGTACCCGGCTCTTCACCGGGGTCGTCCCGGGCACGGACGGCCCATTGTCGGACCCTGCCGGTAGCGTCATGGGTGTCAGGACGCTGTGGCGCAGGCTGGGGCTGCATCCGGGACTTCTCGCGGACGCGGTCACGGTCACACCGGCCTGTGGGCTCGCGGGCGCTTCCCCCGACTACGCCCGCAGGGCGCTCGCCCACTGCGCCCGGGCGGCGAGATCACTCGCGGACAACCCAGAGTAA
- the ligA gene encoding NAD-dependent DNA ligase LigA — protein MAGDKQAETTVPAEAREQHKQLAEQIEEHRFRYYVKNAPVVSDAEFDRLLRTLEALEDEYPELRTPDSPTQKVAGAYETEFTAVEHRRRMLSLDNAFDDEELAAWADRVAKEVGTSAHHFLCELKVDGLAVNLTYEHGRLTRAATRGDGRTGEDITPNVRTIAEIPDRLKGDRVPDLVEIRGEVFFPMELFQELNARLVEGGDKPFANPRNAAAGSLRQKDPRVTATRPLHMVVHGIGALEGYESLTRLSETYDLLHSWGLPTAKYNRVVDDLDGVRAFIAYYGENRHSVEHEIDGVVVKLDEIPLQGRLGSTSRAPRWAIAYKYAPEEVNTKLVNIRVGVGRTGRVTPYAQVEPVTVAGSEVEFATLHNQDVVKAKGVLIGDTVVLRKAGDVIPEILGPVVDLRDGTEREFVMPSECPECGTPLRPMKEGDVDLRCPNARGCPAQLRERLFYLAGRKALDIEHFGYVAATALTRPLEPAEPPLKDEGDLFDLTVEQLLPIRAYVLDQDSGLPKRDPKTGEEKIATVFANQQGEPKKNALAMLENIAAAKERPLARVLTGLSIRHVGPVAAEALARAFRSIDRIDQATEEELRNTDGVGEIVAQSVKEWFAEDWHRDILRKWKAAGVRMEEEGSAEDEGPRPLEGLTVVVTGTLERFTRDGAKEALQSRGAKVTGSVSKKTSFVVVGDNPGSKYDKAMQLKVPVLNEDGFAVLLEQGPDAASEVAVPAEE, from the coding sequence GTGGCCGGCGACAAGCAAGCGGAGACGACGGTGCCCGCCGAGGCGCGGGAGCAGCACAAGCAGCTCGCCGAGCAGATCGAGGAGCACCGCTTCCGGTACTACGTGAAGAACGCACCCGTGGTCAGCGACGCCGAGTTCGACCGGCTGCTGCGCACTCTGGAGGCGCTGGAGGACGAGTATCCGGAGCTGCGCACGCCCGACTCGCCGACCCAGAAGGTCGCGGGGGCGTACGAGACGGAGTTCACCGCCGTCGAGCACCGCCGGCGCATGCTCTCGCTCGACAACGCGTTCGACGACGAGGAGCTCGCCGCCTGGGCCGACCGCGTCGCCAAGGAGGTCGGCACCTCCGCCCACCACTTCCTGTGCGAGCTGAAGGTCGACGGCCTCGCGGTCAACCTCACCTATGAGCACGGCCGTCTCACCCGCGCCGCGACCCGGGGCGACGGCCGCACCGGTGAGGACATCACCCCCAATGTGCGGACCATCGCGGAGATCCCCGACCGCCTCAAGGGCGACCGGGTCCCCGATCTGGTGGAGATCCGGGGCGAGGTCTTCTTCCCGATGGAGCTGTTCCAGGAGCTGAACGCCCGTCTGGTGGAGGGCGGGGACAAGCCGTTCGCCAACCCGCGCAACGCGGCCGCGGGTTCGCTGCGTCAGAAGGACCCGCGCGTCACCGCCACCCGCCCGCTGCACATGGTGGTGCACGGGATCGGCGCCCTGGAGGGCTACGAGAGCCTCACCCGGCTCTCCGAGACCTACGATCTGCTGCACTCCTGGGGCCTGCCCACCGCCAAGTACAACCGGGTGGTCGACGACCTCGACGGCGTCCGGGCGTTCATCGCGTACTACGGCGAGAACCGCCACTCCGTGGAGCACGAGATCGACGGGGTCGTGGTCAAGCTCGACGAGATCCCGCTCCAGGGCCGTCTGGGATCCACCTCGCGCGCCCCGCGCTGGGCCATCGCCTACAAGTACGCCCCCGAAGAGGTCAACACCAAGCTCGTCAACATCCGGGTGGGCGTGGGCCGTACCGGCCGTGTCACCCCGTACGCACAGGTCGAGCCGGTGACGGTGGCCGGATCCGAGGTCGAGTTCGCCACCCTGCACAACCAGGACGTCGTCAAGGCCAAGGGCGTGCTCATCGGCGACACGGTGGTGCTGCGCAAGGCCGGGGACGTGATCCCGGAGATCCTCGGCCCGGTGGTCGATCTGCGCGACGGCACGGAGCGCGAGTTCGTGATGCCCTCCGAGTGCCCCGAGTGCGGCACACCGCTCAGGCCCATGAAGGAGGGCGACGTCGACCTCCGCTGCCCGAACGCGCGGGGCTGCCCGGCGCAGCTGCGCGAGCGCCTGTTCTATCTCGCGGGCCGCAAGGCGCTGGACATCGAGCACTTCGGATATGTGGCCGCCACCGCCCTCACCCGGCCCCTGGAGCCGGCCGAGCCCCCGCTGAAGGACGAGGGCGACCTGTTCGACCTCACCGTCGAACAGCTGCTGCCCATCAGGGCGTATGTCCTCGACCAGGACAGCGGTCTTCCCAAGCGCGACCCGAAGACGGGCGAGGAGAAGATCGCCACGGTCTTCGCCAACCAGCAGGGCGAACCCAAGAAGAACGCGCTCGCGATGCTGGAGAACATCGCGGCCGCCAAGGAGCGCCCGCTGGCCCGTGTCCTCACCGGGCTGTCGATCCGTCATGTGGGTCCGGTCGCCGCCGAGGCGCTGGCCCGTGCCTTCCGCTCGATCGACCGTATCGACCAGGCCACCGAGGAGGAGCTGCGGAACACGGACGGTGTGGGGGAGATCGTCGCGCAGTCCGTCAAGGAGTGGTTCGCCGAGGACTGGCACCGCGACATCCTCCGCAAGTGGAAGGCCGCGGGCGTCCGCATGGAGGAGGAGGGCTCCGCGGAGGACGAGGGACCCCGGCCGCTGGAAGGCCTCACGGTCGTCGTCACCGGCACCCTCGAGCGCTTCACCCGCGACGGCGCCAAGGAGGCCCTGCAGAGCCGGGGCGCGAAAGTGACCGGTTCCGTCTCCAAGAAGACCTCCTTCGTGGTGGTGGGCGACAACCCCGGATCGAAGTACGACAAGGCGATGCAGCTGAAGGTTCCGGTGCTGAACGAGGACGGTTTCGCCGTCCTGTTGGAGCAAGGCCCCGACGCGGCTTCCGAAGTCGCCGTCCCGGCCGAGGAGTAG